A single region of the Synergistaceae bacterium genome encodes:
- a CDS encoding diacylglycerol kinase, whose amino-acid sequence MKRYNPLMRLCRSTGYSLSGFLCALKEEQAFQLEALVLAVLLGVLLWARLSFLMSTTLLAGWLVVMAFELVNSAVERAFDLIDKERNPQIKAGKDMLSAAVFLLIMFNLFLWGMLLCDSFVV is encoded by the coding sequence ATGAAGCGATATAATCCCTTAATGCGCCTTTGTCGTAGCACAGGTTATTCTTTAAGTGGCTTTCTCTGTGCCCTCAAGGAAGAACAGGCCTTCCAACTCGAAGCCCTAGTGTTGGCTGTTCTTTTGGGAGTACTGCTGTGGGCGAGGCTGTCCTTTTTGATGTCCACCACGCTCCTAGCTGGATGGCTGGTTGTCATGGCTTTCGAGTTGGTCAACAGCGCCGTGGAAAGGGCCTTTGATCTCATCGACAAAGAGCGCAATCCCCAAATCAAAGCGGGTAAAGATATGCTTTCCGCCGCCGTTTTCTTGTTAATAATGTTCAATCTCTTCTTGTGGGGAATGCTTTTGTGTGATTCTTTTGTAGTATAG